The following proteins are co-located in the Manihot esculenta cultivar AM560-2 chromosome 9, M.esculenta_v8, whole genome shotgun sequence genome:
- the LOC110622920 gene encoding uncharacterized protein LOC110622920, with protein MAQTSISILLMRRITKASQNPKLAFSHLFRNLSLKPYSTSSLPDPPKPSSLSARMSFVFDQIDAIERERLQKDDTLQRIRAWRQSKNTAQQQQQNPETITSHNPEILSSRNEGLESGFRDNDDSSLNMNESNSVLLMKKTEMEVVHPWPEWIELMERLVHQNYFDHRRRDEDKMVQDMGFDPHYAGNDDYTGIDFKDFKTVQTACVNFGKDRFDIFRSLSRQDIQILVGHGCPSADKKVVFSAKLLRKHVHLDEGDVCSNCSLRNSCERGYLLTNKENEACTVDVMRVLLTYGFDPINGSVVNESLLKQKSVKTVVRKLLHEVVKLSAIPIDPNLPPPVIKKPPPKVKQPPPPPKRRVGRDDVEMKKGDWLCPKCEFMNFAKNTLCLQCDAKRPKRQLLPGEWECPECNFLNYRRNMACFHCDCKRPPDEFIENKMEQMQHVHEKRSGKSRPEFSNAWNFDFDDDESDGADVAAFEYADPAAMKEESPLGTPAQGGNFRGLDDDLNITSRIPRVREREYSDPRPNRHAIGFDDFDDEDDVDSYELDTENNSPALKETQNKFTRQDISELEDDESSDDELHTHSRKSPESYNKPSKHKHKKAALLGSEDDELNIDSDEEISVSRKWKSSHVFDAKHKNRGRSATGLYRGLSFGSDEEVELDSGADDFDEDFSSRQRKGNKPDFGRRNYRRHSDNDEMFSQRKNYQKSKMEAGGRRDKFRGRSDYDFVRDPKDKIGGRRNSWNKDFDRSSHSSRGENRGFQDNGRSERRMNGRDFQNFKGPRQERFRNQQRGQSSDYKMDKDKDFGGEFRNSRRVIER; from the exons ATGGCTCAAACCTCAATCTCTATCCTCCTCATGAGACGCATCACCAAAGCCTCCCAAAACCCTAAACTCGctttctcccatctctttcGTAACCTTTCCCTTAAACCCTACTCCACCTCCTCCTTACCAGACCCACCAAAACCCTCTTCTCTCTCTGCCCGCATGAGCTTTGTCTTTGATCAAATAGATGCCATCGAACGTGAACGTCTTCAAAAAGATGATACCCTCCAGAGAATCCGTGCTTGGCGCCAATCCAAAAATACCGCTCAACAGCAGCAACAAAACCCAGAAACCATTACCTCCCACAATCCAGAAATATTGAGCTCGCGTAATGAAGGCTTAGAGTCTGGATTTAGAGATAATGATGATTCTAGTTTGAATATGAATGAGAGTAACTCTGTCCTGCTGATGAAGAAAACTGAGATGGAGGTGGTTCACCCGTGGCCAGAATGGATAGAATTGATGGAAAGGTTGGTGCATCAGAATTACTTTGATCATAGAAGGAGAGATGAGGATAAAATGGTTCAAGATATGGGGTTTGATCCTCATTATGCGGGCAATGATGATTACACTGGAATTGACTTTAAGGATTTCAAGACTGTACAAACAGCTTGCGTGAATTTTGGCAAAGACCGGTTTGATATCTTTAG GTCATTGTCGAGACAAGATATTCAAATTTTGGTTGGCCATGGGTGCCCAAGTGCAGACAAGAAGGTTGTTTTCTCTGCAAAACTTTTGAGGAAGCATGTGCACCTTGATGAAGGTGAT GTTTGTAGCAACTGCAGTTTGAGAAACTCTTGTGAAAGGGGATATCTGCTAACCAATAAGGAAAATGAGGCATGTACCGTTGATGTTATGCGGGTTCTTTTAACATATGGTTTTGATCCTATAAATGGATCAGTAGTCAATGAGTCTCTTCTGAAACAAAAGTCTGTCAAAACTGTAGTTCGTAAGTTACTTCATGAGGTTGTAAAGCTGAGTGCAATTCCTATAGATCCTAACCTCCCACCTCCAGTTATTAAAAAGCCCCCGCCAAAAGTGAAgcaacctcctcctcctccaaagaGACGAGTTGGACGAGATGATGTTGAGATGAAAAAGGGGGATTGGCTTTGTCCCAA GTGTGAATTCATGAATTTTGCCAAGAATACATTGTGCCTACAATGTGATGCGAAGCGGCCCAAGAGACAGTTGCTTCCAGGAGAGTGGGAATGCCCAGA GTGCAACTTCTTAAACTATAGGAGAAATATGGCATGTTTCCATTGTGATTGCAAGCGTCCACCTGatgaatttattgaaaataaaatggaaCAGATGCAACATGTTCATGAAAAAAGATCGGGGAAGAGTCGCCCAGAATTTTCTAATGCCTGGAATTTTGACTTTGACGACGATGAATCTGATGGTGCTGATGTTGCAGCTTTTGAGTATGCAGATCCTGCAGCTATGAAGGAAGAATCTCCTTTGGGAACTCCAGCTCAGGGAGGAAATTTTAGAGGGCTTGATGATGATCTTAACATAACAAGCAGAATTCCTAGGGTTCGTGAAAGAGAATATTCTGATCCCAGACCTAACAGACATGCAATTGGGTTTGATGATTTTGACGATGAAGATGATGTTGACAGTTATGAGCTAGATACTGAAAACAATAGTCCTGCGTTGAAGGAAACTCAAAATAAGTTTACTCGACAAGACATCTCTGAATtggaagatgatgaaagttctgATGATGAGTTGCACACTCATTCTAGGAAAAGTCCTGAATCTTACAATAAGCCATCTAAGCATAAGCATAAAAAGGCAGCTTTATTGGGCTCAGAGGATGACGAATTGAACATTGATTCAGATGAAGAAATTTCAGTTAGTCGCAAATGGAAATCTAGTCATGTCTTTGATGCTAAACATAAAAACAGAGGTAGAAGTGCAACTGGTCTATACAGGGGATTAAGTTTTGGGTCAGATGAAGAAGTTGAGCTTGATTCTGGTGCAGATGATTTTGATGAAGATTTTAGCTCCAGACAAAGGAAAGGAAATAAGCCGGATTTTGGCAGAAGGAACTATCGGAGACATTCTGATAATGATGAGATGTTTTCCCAGAGAAAAAATTATCAGAAGAGCAAAATGGAAGCTGGTGGAAGACGTGACAAGTTCAGAGGTCGTAGTGATTATGACTTTGTAAGAGATCCAAAGGATAAGATTGGGGGCAGAAGGAACTCGTGGAATAAAGATTTTGATAGATCATCTCACAGTTCACGTGGTGAAAACAGAGGATTCCAAGATAATGGTCGATCCGAACGTAGAATGAATGGTCGCGACTTTCAAAATTTCAAGGGGCCAAGACAAGAAAGATTTCGAAACCAGCAACGAGGTCAATCCAGTGATTATAAGATGGACAAGGACAAGGATTTTGGTGGTGAGTTTAGAAACAGCAGACGAGTAATTGAAAGGTAA